The following are from one region of the Channa argus isolate prfri chromosome 6, Channa argus male v1.0, whole genome shotgun sequence genome:
- the trappc6bl gene encoding trafficking protein particle complex subunit 6B, like produces the protein MADETLFEFLHMEIVSHVYKEQQSGKGEMDSKDRAVSVSILEGMGFRVGQGLIERLTRDSPSFKDELDIMKFICKDFWTKVFRRQVDNLRTNHQGTYVLQDNKFVLLTQLSSGKQYLNQAPKYLAFSCGIVRGALCNLGLDSVVTAEVSVMPSCKFQVVIQKL, from the exons ATGGCCGACGAGACCCTGTTTGAATTTCTTCATATGGAGATTGTGTCACATGTTTATAAGGAGCAGCAATCCGGTAAAGGAGAAATGGACAGCAAG GACAGAGCTGTCAGTGTTTCTATTCTGGAAGGCATGGGCTTCAGAGTGGGACAAGGACTCATTGAAAG GTTGACGAGGGACTCTCCCAGCTTCAAGGATGAGTTGGATATAATGAAGTTTATCTGTAAAGACTTCTGGACAAAGGTGTTTAGGAGGCAGGTTGACAATCTCAGAACCAACCATCAG GGCACCTATGTTCTGCAGGATAATAAGTTTGTTCTGCTGACTCAGCTTTCCAGTGGAAAACAGTACCTGAATCAGGCTCCCAAG taccTTGCTTTTTCATGCGGCATAGTGAGAGGAGCTCTGTGTAACCTGGGTCTGGACAGTGTGGTCACAGCTGAGGTCTCAGTCATGCCATCAT GTAAGTTCCAGGTTGTGATCCAGAAGTTGTGA